The proteins below are encoded in one region of Pseudonocardia sp. DSM 110487:
- a CDS encoding glycosyltransferase codes for MNLPIYYYVLGTPLGLLGLFRWGCWLVRRIPAVLYRPVLEEHRLSMSLVVPVYQEDPHVFAAAIESWLANDVEEVILVIDASDRICQEIARRYPVTVVVTTVPGKRDALRRGWRRATTDLVALVDSDTVWAPDVAIEVCKPFADPRIGGVGTRQSVYGGRGFLARITDMFLDHRYFDENASQTYLGKAVSCLSGRTAIYRRALLLEIEGDFMDETFWGVPCLSGDDKRLTTLILERGHLTYMQRTAEVWSTFPDQWRIFFRQRLRWARNTWRSDLRALSRRWVWRHPFLAYTMIDKAVSGFTLLLGPIFMVVALVHQNWIFATVLALWWQISRSAKLLPHIRRKPSSFFLVPGYVFVSWVMALIKIQALLTIRRQRWLTRQVAVENGEVVRTSQPVTQLEEKQESPRQEHAAAQRPEEPSEPRTEAAV; via the coding sequence ATGAACCTCCCCATCTACTACTACGTGCTGGGCACCCCCCTGGGGCTGCTCGGCCTGTTCCGCTGGGGCTGTTGGCTCGTGCGGCGCATTCCGGCGGTGCTCTACCGGCCCGTCCTGGAGGAGCACCGCCTGTCGATGAGCCTGGTCGTGCCGGTCTACCAGGAGGACCCGCACGTCTTCGCGGCGGCGATCGAGTCGTGGCTCGCCAACGACGTCGAGGAGGTCATCCTCGTCATCGACGCCTCGGACCGGATCTGCCAGGAGATCGCCCGCCGCTATCCGGTGACGGTCGTGGTCACGACAGTGCCCGGCAAGCGGGACGCGCTGCGCCGAGGCTGGCGCAGGGCGACGACCGACCTCGTCGCGCTCGTCGACTCGGACACCGTCTGGGCCCCCGACGTCGCGATCGAGGTGTGCAAGCCGTTCGCCGACCCCCGCATCGGTGGCGTCGGCACCCGGCAGTCCGTCTACGGCGGACGCGGGTTCCTGGCCCGGATCACGGACATGTTCCTCGACCACCGCTACTTCGACGAGAACGCCAGCCAGACCTACCTGGGCAAGGCCGTCTCGTGCCTCTCCGGCCGTACCGCGATCTACCGGCGCGCGCTCCTGCTGGAGATCGAGGGCGACTTCATGGACGAGACGTTCTGGGGCGTTCCCTGCCTGTCGGGCGACGACAAGCGCCTCACAACGCTCATCCTCGAACGCGGCCACCTCACGTACATGCAGCGCACGGCCGAGGTCTGGTCCACCTTCCCGGACCAGTGGCGGATCTTCTTCCGCCAGCGGCTGCGCTGGGCACGCAACACGTGGCGCTCTGACCTGCGGGCGCTGTCGCGGCGCTGGGTGTGGCGGCACCCGTTCCTCGCCTACACAATGATCGACAAGGCCGTCAGCGGTTTCACGCTCCTGCTGGGCCCGATCTTCATGGTGGTCGCGCTCGTCCACCAGAACTGGATCTTTGCGACAGTGCTCGCGCTGTGGTGGCAGATCAGTCGCTCGGCCAAGCTGCTGCCGCACATCCGGCGCAAGCCGTCCAGCTTCTTCCTCGTCCCCGGCTACGTCTTCGTCTCGTGGGTCATGGCCCTCATCAAGATCCAGGCGCTGCTCACGATCCGCCGTCAGCGCTGGCTCACCCGCCAGGTCGCCGTCGAGAACGGCGAGGTGGTGCGCACGTCCCAGCCGGTGACGCAGCTGGAGGAGAAGCAGGAGTCGCCGCGGCAGGAGCACGCAGCCGCGCAGCGGCCGGAGGAGCCGAGCGAGCCGCGCACCGAGGCGGCGGTATGA
- a CDS encoding right-handed parallel beta-helix repeat-containing protein, whose translation MTGRHRLGRLAAAGAVLGTVGVLLSGELFGGVANAAPAPARVHPAAPTAVHVAVPLQVPPPDPEAAERAAAQARARAQAAARAARAAAKRAEAARKVRVTWEKRGRPHRMAVVRTNRIDVVTDGRLTRQIGRGGGAITISTLDRALPSDWLATSDGTATLSAAIVLTPGTALEVGDPIKRLELIGGATPQDAAAIYTGSGRVSLKGVTLTSADPATRQAVAPTSPGRPFVAVSARGRFDAVDSTISDLGTPSTGIDGGRAGVTFNLGALGSLVRTTLQRNTTGVELSRSDAVHLEDVAFTESVGDGLVLTGDRGTTMKGIRAVGNGDNGVVVAGESSDRAVTGITTSGNGGYGVVVIGQTGTTLSGIATTGDQSGGLRINRSTDLRVTDFSATDQPAGVYVHVSSARIALDHVRTSGGRRGVVVEKSTDGLELRDSSIDGSRVAGVGIGGKHVLLSGVRISDSRAAVRVERGAVGIRLAGLVVEGGRDGVVTTPGTTGVVIADLMARNVASDAVRTASTDAEIIGGRITGGTTGIDVAAACTISGITIDGAAEGIHSRSPDLVRADEVRIDALDLGVNAMPGSPFHLTGSSVHALEALRGPIQQHGTNDLSLPPLNLLSAIGLPLILLAIVLEQVHTTRQRRAGVRRRRLPPVPVGATG comes from the coding sequence ATGACTGGGCGGCACCGGTTGGGCAGGCTAGCCGCGGCCGGAGCGGTGCTCGGGACCGTCGGCGTCCTGCTGAGCGGTGAGTTGTTCGGAGGGGTCGCGAATGCGGCACCCGCGCCGGCCAGGGTGCACCCAGCCGCCCCGACCGCTGTCCACGTCGCGGTGCCGCTGCAGGTACCCCCGCCCGACCCGGAGGCCGCAGAGCGCGCCGCGGCTCAGGCGCGGGCACGGGCGCAGGCCGCGGCGCGGGCCGCTCGGGCGGCGGCCAAGCGCGCCGAGGCCGCGCGGAAGGTCCGCGTGACGTGGGAGAAGCGGGGCCGCCCGCACCGGATGGCCGTCGTGCGGACGAACCGGATCGACGTGGTGACCGACGGACGCCTCACCCGCCAGATCGGCAGGGGCGGCGGCGCCATCACGATCAGCACGCTCGACAGGGCGCTGCCGAGTGACTGGCTCGCGACGTCCGACGGCACCGCCACGCTCAGCGCGGCGATCGTGCTCACCCCGGGCACCGCGCTCGAGGTGGGCGACCCGATCAAGCGCCTCGAGCTGATCGGCGGGGCCACCCCGCAGGACGCCGCGGCGATCTACACCGGCAGCGGCCGCGTGTCGCTCAAGGGCGTCACGCTCACCTCGGCGGACCCGGCCACCCGGCAGGCCGTCGCGCCCACGTCACCGGGCCGTCCCTTCGTCGCCGTGTCCGCGCGCGGCCGGTTCGACGCGGTCGACTCGACGATCAGCGACCTCGGCACCCCGTCCACCGGGATCGACGGCGGCCGGGCAGGCGTGACGTTCAACCTGGGCGCGCTGGGCTCGCTGGTGCGCACCACCCTGCAGCGCAACACCACAGGGGTGGAGCTGTCCCGATCGGACGCCGTGCACCTCGAGGACGTCGCGTTCACCGAGTCGGTCGGGGACGGGCTCGTGCTCACCGGCGACCGCGGCACGACCATGAAGGGGATCCGGGCCGTCGGCAACGGCGACAACGGCGTTGTGGTCGCCGGGGAGAGCAGCGACCGCGCGGTCACCGGCATCACGACGAGCGGCAACGGCGGCTACGGCGTGGTCGTGATCGGCCAGACGGGCACCACCCTCTCCGGGATCGCCACCACCGGCGATCAGTCGGGCGGCCTGCGGATCAACCGCTCCACCGACCTGCGCGTCACCGACTTCAGCGCCACCGACCAGCCCGCCGGTGTGTACGTGCACGTCAGCAGCGCCCGGATCGCGCTCGACCACGTGCGTACGTCCGGGGGCCGGCGCGGTGTCGTGGTCGAGAAGAGCACCGACGGGCTCGAGCTGCGCGACTCGTCGATCGACGGATCCCGCGTGGCGGGCGTCGGCATCGGCGGCAAGCACGTCCTCCTCAGCGGCGTGCGGATCAGCGACTCGCGCGCGGCCGTGCGGGTCGAGCGCGGTGCCGTGGGCATCCGCCTGGCGGGGCTCGTCGTGGAGGGCGGGCGCGACGGTGTCGTGACGACCCCTGGCACCACGGGCGTGGTGATCGCGGACCTCATGGCGCGCAACGTCGCATCGGACGCGGTGCGGACCGCGAGCACGGACGCCGAGATCATCGGAGGCCGGATCACCGGCGGCACCACCGGGATCGACGTCGCGGCGGCCTGCACGATCTCCGGCATCACGATCGACGGCGCCGCGGAGGGCATCCACTCCCGCTCGCCCGACCTCGTGCGCGCCGACGAGGTGCGCATCGACGCCCTCGACCTGGGCGTCAACGCGATGCCCGGAAGCCCGTTCCACCTGACCGGGTCCAGCGTGCACGCGCTCGAGGCGCTGCGCGGGCCGATCCAGCAGCACGGAACGAACGACCTCAGCCTGCCACCGCTCAACCTGCTCAGCGCGATCGGCCTGCCGCTGATCCTGCTGGCCATCGTGCTCGAGCAGGTGCACACCACCCGGCAGCGGCGAGCGGGCGTCCGCAGGCGCCGGCTGCCGCCGGTGCCCGTCGGCGCGACGGGCTGA
- a CDS encoding MFS transporter — protein sequence MLASHVTVFLATGVLTATWAARLPDTAQRLDLSIADVALVVLGIEGGALAGLPAGAALVALLGCRRGLRLGFALYAGGVPVLAIAPSLGVLVLAAAGWAAANSVVDVAMNTAGVRLESRAHRPVLATLHAGQSAGVLLGAAVATAAATAGVPLPVHFAAVGTVAALAALPAAVAAPTAAGAAPRLLARPDRRLVLIGAVAFCGFLVEGAAAAWAGIHLRTEHGASAGLAAAGYTATVAALAVVRLFGDRIAARVGRVRVVRTSGLVAAAGTALVTLAPSVPAAVAGWAVLGAGIALVAPTVIGAAPEAANPASAIAAVTVVGYAGSFSGPPAVGAIAAASSLSAAIGLCAVAGLALAALARRAL from the coding sequence GTGCTCGCTTCCCACGTCACGGTCTTCCTCGCCACCGGCGTGCTCACCGCGACGTGGGCCGCCCGGCTCCCGGACACCGCGCAGCGCCTCGACCTGTCGATCGCCGACGTCGCGCTCGTCGTGCTGGGCATCGAGGGCGGCGCGCTGGCCGGCCTGCCCGCGGGAGCGGCGCTCGTCGCCCTGCTGGGCTGCCGGCGCGGCCTCCGGCTGGGGTTCGCGCTCTACGCGGGCGGGGTGCCGGTGCTCGCCATCGCGCCCTCGCTCGGCGTCCTCGTTCTGGCCGCCGCCGGGTGGGCCGCGGCGAACAGCGTGGTCGACGTCGCCATGAACACCGCGGGCGTCCGGCTCGAGTCACGAGCGCATCGCCCGGTGCTGGCCACGTTGCACGCCGGGCAGAGCGCTGGCGTGCTGCTCGGCGCCGCCGTGGCCACCGCGGCGGCCACGGCCGGCGTCCCGCTCCCGGTGCACTTCGCGGCGGTCGGGACGGTCGCCGCCCTCGCCGCGCTGCCCGCCGCCGTGGCGGCGCCGACAGCAGCTGGCGCCGCACCGCGGCTGCTCGCGCGGCCGGACCGGCGACTCGTCCTGATCGGCGCCGTCGCGTTCTGCGGGTTCCTCGTCGAAGGCGCTGCCGCGGCGTGGGCCGGCATCCACCTGCGCACCGAGCACGGAGCGAGCGCCGGCCTCGCCGCCGCCGGCTACACGGCGACGGTGGCGGCGCTCGCCGTCGTGCGCCTGTTCGGTGACCGGATCGCGGCACGCGTCGGCCGAGTGCGTGTGGTGCGGACCAGTGGCCTCGTCGCGGCGGCCGGCACGGCGCTGGTGACGCTCGCCCCGTCGGTTCCGGCTGCGGTCGCCGGGTGGGCCGTGCTCGGTGCCGGGATCGCGCTGGTCGCACCAACGGTGATCGGCGCGGCGCCCGAGGCCGCCAACCCGGCGAGCGCGATCGCGGCCGTCACCGTCGTCGGCTACGCCGGCTCGTTCAGCGGGCCACCCGCCGTCGGTGCGATCGCCGCGGCCAGCTCCCTGTCCGCGGCGATCGGGCTGTGTGCCGTGGCGGGCCTTGCGCTCGCCGCGCTGGCCCGGCGAGCGCTCTGA
- a CDS encoding STAS domain-containing protein — protein MSGDIPADHGTTDESDEIGEVVRFDVVSHGPDARVVHVVGEIDTLTAPVLRTRLDEQVAAVPLLVLDLTDVTFLGSAGLAVLVAAKDEADRRRHTLRLVPGSRIVTRALEATGLLGLFDIAEGVPQALEPAAN, from the coding sequence ATGAGCGGCGACATCCCCGCCGACCACGGGACCACCGACGAGAGCGACGAGATCGGCGAGGTCGTACGGTTCGACGTGGTCAGCCACGGTCCCGACGCGCGGGTCGTGCACGTCGTCGGGGAGATCGACACCCTCACCGCCCCAGTGCTGCGCACGCGCCTCGACGAGCAGGTAGCGGCCGTCCCGCTGCTGGTACTCGACCTCACCGACGTCACGTTCCTCGGCTCCGCCGGTCTCGCCGTGCTCGTCGCGGCCAAGGACGAGGCCGACCGCAGGCGGCACACGCTGCGGCTCGTGCCCGGCTCCCGGATCGTCACCCGCGCACTGGAGGCCACCGGCCTGCTGGGGCTCTTCGACATCGCGGAGGGCGTGCCGCAGGCGCTCGAGCCCGCGGCCAACTGA
- a CDS encoding alkaline phosphatase PhoX, translating to MTEALSRRGFLSRGAAAGVVLLGASDVLLTAPNAAAAPAAPGYGPLVPDPAGRLALPQGFRYSIVTEAGVTKLDSGEPTPSHHDGAGAFRGRAGGTTIVYNHEIRDPFATTPLPVPHRDGVTYDPGSAGGCTIVETDRDGNRVREYVGVAGTSTNCAGGITPWNTWLTCEETEDRAGAGGRTKDHGYVFEVDPFDMAANRDPQPIKALGRFSHEAVAVDPMRGDIILTEDASNPNGLLYRWAPPRGYRGRKGGLRALGPTDGDFGAMRCTDAAGAHVDDLSRAIEVGTTYDVKWVPVPDRDARTTSTRNQFGPAEITRGRKFEGAWWGDNGAYIVTSYAREESPVPHDGQVWFYDPRRSTLTLKLRFAPGGEFDGPDNITVSPWGGLILAEDGEGVQHLVAVTEGGEAFELARNQVVGDSEFAGPVYSHDRKVLFASIQTPGIMYAITGPWRNQR from the coding sequence ATGACCGAGGCTCTGTCCCGCCGCGGGTTCCTCAGCCGAGGCGCCGCCGCAGGCGTCGTGCTGCTCGGTGCCAGCGACGTGCTGCTCACCGCCCCCAACGCCGCCGCCGCGCCCGCGGCACCGGGGTACGGGCCGCTGGTCCCCGACCCGGCAGGGCGCCTCGCGCTTCCGCAGGGCTTCCGCTACTCGATCGTCACGGAGGCCGGAGTCACCAAGCTCGACTCGGGCGAGCCGACCCCGAGCCACCACGACGGCGCAGGCGCGTTCCGCGGGCGGGCGGGTGGCACCACGATCGTCTACAACCACGAGATCCGCGATCCCTTCGCCACGACGCCGCTGCCAGTGCCGCACCGCGACGGCGTGACCTACGACCCGGGCAGCGCGGGCGGCTGCACGATCGTCGAGACCGACCGGGACGGCAACCGCGTCCGGGAGTACGTCGGCGTCGCCGGGACCTCCACGAACTGCGCGGGCGGGATCACGCCCTGGAACACCTGGCTGACCTGCGAGGAGACCGAGGATCGGGCCGGCGCGGGCGGGCGGACGAAGGACCACGGGTACGTGTTCGAGGTCGACCCGTTCGACATGGCGGCCAACCGCGACCCGCAGCCGATCAAGGCGCTCGGGCGGTTCTCGCACGAGGCCGTCGCGGTCGACCCGATGCGCGGCGACATCATCCTCACCGAGGACGCCTCGAACCCCAACGGCCTGCTGTACCGCTGGGCGCCGCCGCGGGGCTACCGGGGGCGCAAGGGCGGCCTGCGCGCGCTCGGCCCGACCGACGGTGACTTCGGTGCGATGCGGTGCACCGACGCCGCCGGGGCGCACGTGGACGACCTGTCGCGGGCCATCGAGGTCGGCACGACCTACGACGTGAAGTGGGTCCCGGTGCCCGACCGCGACGCGCGCACGACCTCCACCCGCAACCAGTTCGGGCCGGCGGAGATCACCCGTGGGCGCAAGTTCGAGGGCGCGTGGTGGGGCGACAACGGGGCGTACATCGTCACGAGCTACGCGCGCGAGGAGAGCCCGGTGCCGCACGACGGGCAGGTGTGGTTCTACGACCCGAGGCGCTCCACGCTCACCCTGAAGCTGCGGTTCGCGCCAGGCGGCGAGTTCGACGGACCGGACAACATCACCGTCTCCCCGTGGGGCGGGCTGATCCTCGCAGAGGACGGCGAGGGCGTGCAGCACCTGGTGGCCGTCACGGAGGGCGGCGAGGCGTTCGAGCTGGCCCGCAACCAGGTGGTGGGTGACAGCGAGTTCGCGGGGCCCGTCTACTCACACGACCGGAAGGTGCTGTTCGCGAGCATCCAGACCCCGGGGATCATGTACGCGATCACGGGCCCGTGGAGGAACCAGCGCTGA
- a CDS encoding amidase — protein sequence MDALDLTGLTAAEIVSRVRDGRSSAVDVARAHLARIAEHDPEVGAFAEHDPVRVLAEAGGVDARADRFALPLAGVPVAVPDDIDVSGYPTRHGSAATTADPARRDDELVKRLRAAGAVVVGKVRMPELAVWSFTQATQAAPRNPLDLSLDPGGSGAAAAVAARMAVLALATDGGGAARVPAACCGLVGLKPGPHVVPLPRGADEHWCGLGATGPMARTAEDAALMLGVLAGEPIDLDVPGPRRIALSLRAPWPARALHADHRAAAIGAAARLRAGPGGAIVTFADPPYPRGLATQWMRRWLAGVAMDAEALDLDMRAAERCTATVVRKGRRVLRFTPPRPDTATAWRERVLGWMDDGEFDVLLGPATAQPPLRAGAMLGHGYTSSLLTTAGRLSCAPAWNLAGLPAVVAPVLIGGRPVGVQLVGRPGAEAELLAAAAKLERRAVPMAGAAAPRVYA from the coding sequence ATGGACGCACTCGACCTGACCGGCCTCACCGCAGCCGAGATCGTGTCGCGGGTGCGGGACGGGCGCAGCAGCGCGGTCGATGTCGCCCGCGCCCACCTGGCCAGGATCGCCGAACACGACCCGGAGGTCGGTGCCTTCGCCGAGCACGACCCGGTCCGGGTGCTCGCGGAGGCAGGCGGCGTGGACGCCCGAGCCGACCGTTTCGCGCTCCCGCTGGCCGGCGTGCCGGTCGCCGTGCCGGACGACATCGACGTCTCGGGCTACCCCACCCGCCACGGGTCCGCCGCCACCACTGCCGACCCGGCCCGCCGCGACGACGAGCTCGTGAAGCGGCTGCGCGCTGCGGGCGCCGTCGTCGTCGGCAAGGTGCGGATGCCGGAGCTCGCGGTGTGGTCCTTCACCCAGGCCACTCAGGCGGCGCCGCGCAATCCCCTCGACCTGTCCCTCGACCCGGGCGGCTCCGGCGCCGCCGCTGCCGTCGCCGCCCGGATGGCGGTGCTGGCGCTCGCCACCGACGGCGGCGGCGCGGCCAGGGTGCCCGCGGCCTGCTGCGGCCTCGTCGGGCTCAAGCCAGGCCCGCACGTGGTGCCCCTGCCCCGCGGGGCGGACGAGCACTGGTGCGGGCTGGGCGCCACCGGCCCGATGGCCCGCACCGCGGAGGACGCCGCGCTGATGCTGGGCGTGCTCGCCGGGGAACCGATCGACCTGGACGTGCCGGGGCCGCGCCGCATCGCGCTGTCGCTGCGCGCCCCGTGGCCGGCCAGGGCGCTGCACGCCGACCACAGGGCCGCCGCGATCGGCGCCGCCGCCCGGCTGCGCGCCGGGCCCGGCGGCGCGATCGTCACCTTCGCCGACCCTCCCTACCCCCGCGGGCTCGCCACCCAGTGGATGCGCCGCTGGCTGGCCGGCGTGGCCATGGACGCCGAGGCGCTCGACCTCGACATGCGCGCCGCGGAACGGTGCACCGCCACCGTGGTGCGCAAGGGCCGCCGCGTCCTGCGCTTCACACCGCCGCGACCGGACACCGCCACCGCGTGGCGCGAGCGCGTTCTCGGCTGGATGGACGACGGCGAGTTCGACGTGCTGCTCGGCCCCGCCACCGCCCAGCCGCCGCTGCGGGCGGGCGCCATGCTCGGCCACGGCTACACCTCGAGCCTCCTGACCACTGCAGGCCGGCTCTCCTGCGCCCCCGCTTGGAACCTCGCGGGCCTGCCCGCCGTGGTGGCGCCGGTCCTGATCGGCGGGCGTCCGGTTGGCGTGCAGCTGGTCGGCCGTCCCGGTGCCGAGGCCGAGCTGCTGGCCGCGGCGGCAAAGCTGGAACGCCGCGCGGTGCCGATGGCGGGCGCCGCCGCGCCCCGCGTCTACGCCTGA
- a CDS encoding LysR family transcriptional regulator — translation MLDVDRLVTLRAVIVAGSFSAAARELHLTQPAVSRQVALLERQVGVELVRRTRRGVHPTEAGRVLAGHTDAVVGRLELAEAEVAELAGVRRGTLRLGSFFTALVHLSTELGAVFGEQHPEVVITDDLVDRREALAKVAAGSLDLAIVFEHDAEPGPAGGEEIAIVPLFDDPLRVLLPAGHPCADRSAVDLRDLVADTWVRAHDGSAARLVDRVLGAADIAPPVLLAGHGDEPIEAQALVAAGRAVTVAHALNVISVPARIAVRPVSGLRAARHVQAAVLRDQRSPLVLAALEALRKIRPLVEP, via the coding sequence ATGCTGGACGTCGACCGGCTCGTCACGTTGCGCGCGGTGATCGTCGCGGGCTCGTTCTCAGCTGCGGCCCGGGAGCTGCACCTCACGCAGCCCGCCGTGTCCCGTCAGGTGGCGCTGCTGGAGCGGCAGGTCGGTGTCGAGCTCGTGCGGCGCACCCGCCGCGGCGTACACCCGACCGAGGCCGGGCGGGTGCTGGCGGGGCACACGGACGCGGTGGTCGGGCGGCTCGAGCTCGCCGAGGCCGAGGTCGCGGAGCTCGCGGGCGTGCGCAGGGGCACCCTGCGGCTGGGCTCGTTCTTCACCGCGCTCGTGCACCTCTCGACGGAGCTGGGTGCGGTGTTCGGCGAGCAGCACCCCGAGGTGGTCATCACCGACGACCTCGTCGACCGTCGCGAGGCGCTGGCGAAGGTGGCGGCCGGGTCGCTCGACCTCGCGATCGTCTTCGAGCACGACGCGGAACCCGGCCCGGCCGGGGGCGAGGAGATCGCCATCGTCCCCCTGTTCGACGACCCGCTGCGGGTGCTGCTGCCGGCCGGCCACCCGTGCGCCGACCGATCCGCGGTCGACCTGCGCGACCTCGTGGCCGACACGTGGGTCCGAGCCCACGACGGTTCGGCCGCCCGACTCGTGGACCGGGTGCTCGGGGCCGCCGACATCGCCCCTCCGGTCCTGCTCGCCGGGCACGGCGACGAGCCGATCGAGGCCCAGGCACTGGTCGCGGCGGGCAGGGCGGTCACGGTCGCGCACGCGCTCAACGTGATCAGCGTGCCGGCCCGCATCGCCGTCCGTCCGGTCAGCGGCCTCCGCGCCGCACGGCACGTCCAGGCGGCGGTGCTGCGGGACCAGCGCAGCCCGCTCGTCCTGGCAGCCCTCGAGGCCCTCCGGAAGATCCGCCCGCTGGTCGAGCCGTGA
- a CDS encoding PLP-dependent cysteine synthase family protein, with protein MSEAVDRSCDRTRAWVTEAIRRVEADANRSADTHLHVFPLPPDWGIDVYLKDESVHPTGSLKHRLARSLFLYALTSGWIVEGTTVVEASSGSTAVSEAYFARLIGVPFVTVMPRTTSPEKIALIERYGGRCHFVDNAPDMYAEAQRLAQESGGHYIDQFTYAERATDWRGNNNIAESIFEQLAMERFAVPEWIVVGAGTGGTSATIGRYLRYRRHPTRLAVVDPENSAFFPGWTTGAPDYATGMPSRIEGIGRPRMEPSFVPTVIDLMIPVPDAASIAAVRHLRDVTGRWAGGSTGTNLWGVWQLVARMRAAGVRGSVVTLICDGGDRYQHSYYDDDWLRRHGLELAPYEATLRHFFATGEWKHA; from the coding sequence GTGTCCGAAGCCGTCGACCGCTCCTGCGACCGCACCCGCGCCTGGGTCACGGAGGCCATCCGCCGCGTCGAGGCCGATGCCAACCGCTCGGCGGACACCCACCTGCACGTCTTCCCGCTGCCGCCGGACTGGGGCATCGACGTGTACCTCAAGGACGAGTCGGTGCACCCCACCGGCAGCCTCAAGCACCGGCTGGCCCGATCGCTCTTCCTCTACGCGCTGACGAGCGGCTGGATCGTCGAGGGCACCACCGTGGTGGAGGCGAGCTCCGGCTCGACGGCGGTGTCGGAGGCGTACTTCGCGCGGCTGATCGGGGTGCCGTTCGTGACGGTGATGCCGCGGACCACCAGCCCGGAGAAGATCGCGCTGATCGAACGCTACGGCGGGCGCTGCCACTTCGTCGACAATGCGCCGGACATGTACGCGGAGGCCCAGCGGCTGGCGCAGGAGTCCGGTGGGCACTACATCGACCAGTTCACCTACGCCGAGCGGGCCACCGACTGGCGGGGCAACAACAACATCGCCGAGTCGATCTTCGAGCAGCTGGCGATGGAGCGGTTCGCGGTGCCGGAGTGGATCGTCGTGGGGGCCGGCACGGGCGGCACGTCGGCGACGATAGGGCGCTACCTGCGCTACCGCCGCCACCCCACCCGTCTCGCCGTCGTCGACCCGGAGAACTCCGCGTTCTTCCCCGGCTGGACGACCGGTGCCCCCGACTACGCCACCGGGATGCCGTCGCGCATCGAGGGGATCGGCCGGCCGCGGATGGAGCCGAGCTTCGTGCCGACGGTGATCGACCTGATGATCCCCGTGCCCGACGCGGCGAGTATCGCCGCCGTCCGCCACCTGCGTGATGTGACCGGCCGGTGGGCGGGCGGGTCGACGGGCACCAACCTGTGGGGCGTGTGGCAGCTGGTGGCACGGATGCGGGCGGCCGGGGTGCGGGGCAGCGTCGTGACCCTGATCTGCGACGGCGGCGACCGCTACCAGCACAGCTACTACGACGATGACTGGCTGCGGCGGCACGGCCTTGAACTCGCGCCGTACGAGGCGACGCTGCGGCACTTCTTCGCGACGGGGGAGTGGAAGCACGCATGA
- a CDS encoding nitrous oxide reductase family maturation protein NosD: protein MNTSQITARAALVVATLVVLGGAIALAVIGSIPPEPQQLVRQELAAAVQVDPARPCTREAPEGPAAAAQEGVQARFDPAQNAVVLSAGQGVTLPALAQAVGNPDLLREEAPGEWLLGADLAVLPGTSVQIAAPTTRWLKLLSTAGRYASVKAFGGNIDVSGACITSWDPAKGTVDTEPADGRGYLLARDGTQMTIDNAEIRYLGHGEVESYGLSWRTEGTGGKITNSLVSHNYFGLYSYEVGGLVVADNEFHDNILYGIDPHTGSHNLTIERNIVHDNGKHGIILAEDCTDNVIRDNIVYRNNHHGIVVYLRSNGNTIEGNDTFANAAQGINVNESNDNVISDNRVYDNTESGIGITQTSQNNLVENNQSRGNQQDGIRVVSEAALTTLRANTLGENGRYGVYVDIDGDVDIAGNLIFANRSGIMLKGSAVVPDGDNAIFDNREASIIAG from the coding sequence ATGAACACCTCACAGATCACGGCCCGGGCCGCCCTTGTCGTAGCGACGCTCGTGGTGCTGGGCGGCGCGATCGCGCTCGCCGTGATCGGGAGCATCCCGCCGGAGCCGCAGCAGCTGGTGCGGCAGGAGCTGGCCGCCGCGGTCCAGGTCGACCCGGCCCGCCCGTGCACGCGGGAGGCCCCCGAAGGGCCGGCCGCAGCCGCGCAGGAAGGCGTCCAGGCGCGCTTCGACCCCGCCCAGAACGCCGTGGTGCTCTCGGCGGGGCAGGGCGTGACCCTGCCGGCGCTGGCGCAGGCCGTCGGCAACCCGGACCTGCTCAGGGAGGAGGCGCCGGGCGAGTGGCTGCTCGGAGCGGACCTCGCGGTGCTACCCGGCACGTCCGTGCAGATCGCCGCCCCGACGACCCGCTGGCTCAAGCTGCTGAGCACAGCCGGCCGCTACGCCTCCGTGAAGGCGTTCGGCGGCAACATCGACGTGAGCGGCGCGTGCATCACGTCATGGGACCCGGCCAAGGGCACCGTCGACACCGAGCCCGCCGACGGCCGCGGCTACCTGCTCGCCCGCGACGGCACGCAGATGACCATCGACAACGCCGAGATCCGCTACCTCGGCCACGGAGAGGTCGAGTCCTACGGCCTGTCGTGGCGCACGGAAGGCACCGGCGGGAAGATCACGAACAGCCTGGTGTCGCACAACTACTTCGGCCTGTACAGCTACGAGGTGGGCGGGCTCGTCGTCGCCGACAACGAGTTCCACGACAACATCCTCTACGGCATCGACCCGCACACGGGCTCGCACAACCTGACGATCGAACGCAACATCGTCCACGACAACGGCAAGCACGGCATCATCCTCGCCGAGGACTGCACCGACAACGTGATCCGCGACAACATCGTCTACCGCAACAACCACCACGGCATCGTGGTGTACCTGCGGTCGAACGGGAACACGATCGAAGGCAACGACACGTTCGCCAACGCGGCGCAGGGCATCAACGTCAACGAGTCGAACGACAACGTCATCAGCGACAACCGGGTCTACGACAACACCGAGTCCGGGATCGGCATCACCCAGACCTCGCAGAACAACCTCGTCGAGAACAACCAGAGCCGCGGGAACCAGCAGGACGGGATCCGCGTCGTCAGCGAGGCCGCGCTCACCACCCTGCGCGCGAACACCCTCGGCGAGAACGGGCGGTACGGCGTCTACGTCGACATCGACGGCGACGTGGACATCGCGGGGAACCTCATCTTCGCCAACCGGTCGGGGATCATGCTGAAGGGCTCCGCTGTCGTGCCGGACGGCGACAACGCGATCTTCGACAACCGCGAAGCGTCGATCATCGCGGGCTAG